Genomic DNA from Coffea arabica cultivar ET-39 chromosome 7e, Coffea Arabica ET-39 HiFi, whole genome shotgun sequence:
cacaagattataaaaaaagtttcaacttttaaagatgtatttgcttatgatcgcatgttttattactatttttcatgcattttaaatggattaaatataaatattgttgaaaaatttttggtttatatacgttttaagaactattatttgttcatgtttaattttaatattatagtcttgtaaatgttaaattagttttacaacttaatagttatagtaattatattaagaaaattaaggagtaataagtgaACTTGGGTTAAACCCGATTAAGGCTCACAACCCgaatattatgtgagttgaATATGAGTTTCACATTTACGAACTCGAAATTCATAACCCGAAACCCGAAAATGATTCAAATTAAATGAGCTGAACTTGAACTCATTAAAGCCCGGCTCATTAGGCCCGATTGACAAGGCCTAATTCTAGCAGACTCAAATAATGGGCCCAAATCTGTCACACGGAAACGCAGACCCCCGTTCGATTTCGGACAACGTCGCCATTCCTCAACTAATTAAGCAAACAAAACAGAATGAATCATCAAACAACTACTACTCCATTTTGTTAGGACTCGGGGCAcggacggttgcaggtgcaaccgtcCCAGGCGGTTTTGGTCATTATCAACTGCGCGTAACTTTCTTTGTACATCGCgtaacttttttttcacaggatgtattttcacaacagatagTGGTGGGCCCCACACTTGGCGCGAAAAATCGAGTTACATGGTGTAATCTCAGCCtcacaaaattttgagggcaAATCTTGGCCCTTAAccgtgcagggacggtcatactgatgaccgtccctgccccaaatccATTTTGTTACCACTACGTTACAAAATCACCTTATAACGCTTTTCCACTAGTAATGCTAGGGGGGCGAGGCCGCGGGGGTTGGGGGAGgggtggcaatggggcgggggacACCACCCCCAACCCCCACCCCATTGCATTTTAATTCCCCCCGCCCTCGCCCCATCCCCCACCCCGACCCGCTTCCCCCGTGAGGGCATCcgtgaaattaaaaaaattttattatataattttattataattaaatttgagtaaataatcaagtaataaaatatcaacacatcatcaaattattattcatcgtaatttcacaattgaaactcataaaaataattaaacaaaggttatttgaatacattctaatatgataaaacaaatataactaaaataatcaacttttcacttttgatataaatgcaatcactaaattattattgtatttttttttagaaaaaagtgttattctattaagtgtaattaggaatttaacataaatgtattaataaatttaggataaataattaataatttttattaatagacatgtataattagtagtgtaattgataatatcagtatatatatatatataattatgtacatatatatatatttcaaacaGGTGGCTAGGCGGGGGTATAaagagggggaaaaaattccccccccaCCCCCGCCTCAATGACCCCCGCGGGGGTGCCCGCCCCGTTGTCATCCCTAAGTAATGCCTAaggttcttttttattttttgtcaaaaattcgACTACATCCTTCATGCTGATTGGAAAGAGTAATTACCAGTAGCTAGTTGTGGGGAGACAAGTTAAATCCTTTTCTACTCCGACttgtatataatataattacAAAGGCCAATTTTAGAGTGAACTAATTAAACTCAACATCCCCCTTTGCCGCTTTATTTACGCTTATGTTTGAattctacaaattttatctaaaATGATTCTCATCATTTCTCACAATACTACTATCTTTGCATTATTAccttttttgtttggattatcTATACGCTGGTAGTACCCTTTGCATTTTTATATGGAGAGAATTTGCAaggacctttttttttaaaaaaaaaaagaaaagaaaaaaaaggagcaaTATTGCAAGGACTCTATAGCCTAGGTAGAAAACTTGTATTACTTGTCTGTACACTGTAGAGTAAATTACATTCTAATGAAGTGACGCGTCCTTTTTATGACCAAATATCAAAATAGGATTAATTTCAATTTGCATCCTCAATTAATTCTATATTGTACTTGGCTCCCAAAACCTTAGACTTTTATTCTTTACTGccttcaacatttttttttatttttgcaacCCACTACACTTATCTAAATTAGAGAAAAATTCATTAGGTAAATGATTGGCAACATGACTCATTCAACCCATACCATTCTTTTGCCTTCATGTTTGGGAGGAAATGTGCTAATAAAGtcttttttttaagcaaaaaaatacACTAGTAAAaccctttaaaaaaaatacccttttccaaattatttttaattccaACAAAAGCTATTAGTACTCTATTTTTTGGAtcagagggagagagagatagagttgGGTTTAATTTTGCTaactaaagggaaaaaaagtgCTTTATTAGCTTTAGATGAATAAAACAAATGTACAATAAGTACCTTTCGGTGATATAAAAGAACATGTTAGGGACAAAATCATAATAGGGGTCAGAAGGACTTTCTACTCATCTGACTAAAATCTGTTtcaatttgtcaaaatttaatttattgtaacaaattgaaaataaattataaattaaagaTAATAAGTCGTATAATCGAAAATTTGTAACACAAAGTGCAACACTGAAAATAGTTGAGGAGTGAAAAGCACAATAAATATTAAttaccataaaaaaaaatactatgcAATGTCAAGGTCTGACGTGTTCGTGCTGGACCATTCGTTCATGCCTATAAATCACGCGCCCACCTTCGTCGAGTAAATTGCTCTTGATTGTCCATGATTGAAATCTAGCTTCCAGAGGTTAATCGTACTCTGGCAACTTTGCGTAAGGCAGAGTTTGGTTTTCTGCTTATCCAACTAGGCGGCCTTTCCTAATTTCTCTCCACCTGACTCCTCGGCCCTATGACTCTGCATCTCTTTCCGTCTCTCTGTTCATGAAACTTCGTAAGAAACTCTACTTCTTGAAAGCTGAATCTcttaattttgaaatatttgctgTTGTCTCTGAATTTTTAGCGTGAGGCCTGGAGAAGAAGGTACGAATCAAGTTTGGTTGCATTTGTGTTGTTAGTCATTTCTGTTCTATATTGCTGTTTTCATCAGAACCAGAAGATTTAGCACGCCCGTTACTGTAAAATTTCAATCTTGAGTAGAATTCTAATCAGTTGTTGACGGGACAGTCTTCGATAAATTTTTGGGAAGTTTTTTCTATTAAAGATGGTATTTTTAGATGGAGAAAGTGAAACAAAGATGAGGTCCAAAGAACAATATATTTTTCTTAGTGCAGTGCTACCGCTGTTGAAACTCCTTTGTCTTACAATTTTTGGGTTAATTCTTGCCCATCCCAAAACACAATTTATTCCAAAGGCTACATTCAAACTTCTAAGTAAGCTtgtttttgctttgtttttgccTTGTGCTATATTCATTCAGCTGGGAGAATCGATtactttcaagaatttcacgcTATGGTGGTTTATACCTGTAAATGTGCTTATTAGTACTGCCATTGGTTGTGTTTTGGGGTTCTTGGTGGCAATCATTTGCAGGCCGCCTCCGGAATTTTTTAGATTCACCGTAATTGTGACAGCATTTGGGAACACGGGCAATCTGCCACTTGCTATTGTTGGATCGGTATGCCATAGTTCCAGTAATCCGTTTGGTCAAGAATGCCAAAGGACAGGAGTGGCTTATGTATCTTTGGCCCAATGGGTGTCAGCGCTTCTTGTTTGTACCCTTGTTTACCACATGATGGAGCCCCCAGTGGATTATTATGAGGTTGTTGAGGATGAGCAGGGCGAGATTCAGGAACACGTGTCTACCAATGATCTTAGCAGGCCGCTTCTTGTGGAAGCTGAGTGGCCTGGAATGGAAGAGAATGAAACCGAGCACTGCAAAACACCATTTATTGCCAGGGTTTTTACAAGTGTTTCGAGCATTTCAGAAAGTAATCTTCCTAATCCTGATTCTCTGGAGGAGGGAGAACCCAGGAGTCCAGAATCTATTAGATGTTTGGCAGAGCCAAGGATGGTTAGGAGAATAAGAATTGTTGCTGAACAAACTCCAGTGCGCCAAATTCTTCAGCCACCGATGATTGCTACAATCTTGGCTTTTATTATTGGAATGGTTCCACCCATAAAATCTGTTGTTTATGGTGATGATGCCCCACTTAATTTTATGACAGATAGTTTAGAAATGATGGCTGCACCACTGGTGCCTGCAGTGATCTTGGGTATTGGAGCTATGCTTGCAGAGGGTACAGATAACAATGAATCTAGGCTTGGGATTCGAACAACTGTTGGCATCATTGTTGCAAGACTATTAGTACTTCCGTTGATTGGGATTGGGGTAGTTTATCTGGCTGGTAAAGCGAACTTTGTTATCCATGGGGATCAAATGTACATATTTGTGCTTCTATTGCAGTACACAACACCAAGTGCCATCTTATTTGGAGCAGTTGCTAGCTTGAGGGGATATGCTGTTAGTGAAGCTTCGGCAGTACTCTTCTGGCAACACATTGTTGCTCTGTTTTCAATTTCGTTATACATCATATTGTACTTCAAACTATTACTTTATAATGTTGAAGTATAATATGAACCTTTCTGCTTTATGCATTGTGAGCCTTTGCGCAAAGCAGctttgaatatttgatatgttGTTGTGGCTGAATTTGTTGCAAACTGTTGTGGTTCTTGTATTGATTACTCATCTAAAAAGCTTCATATCGAGGAGCTGAAAGAAATGTTTTACTATAGAACCAATTAGTGAAAACATATGTCTGACCATTTGCTTTCTGTGTTCTCTCCTCATTCATGCCACTTTTCAATCTAATGCTCTCTCCCTATTGTCTGAAACTTAATCTGTTCGATATTTGAATTTACCATCAAAATGGTCTTATTGATGAATGCATTTTACACTTTTGCACTAGTTGCGAATAACCTAATGATTGCGGGTATGAACTTTGGCCCTTGGGTTTGACATCAGAAAGTAACTGAGAGAAGCAGTTTGTAGAGACCTATGCTTGCCGAAGTGGTGAACCTTCTCCTTAGGAAGTATTCTCTAGTAGGTGGTGAAACTTTCCTAAAACCCCTTGAAATTTAATCTGTCTTGGGATTAGAATTAGTTAACAGAGGATAAGAACACCAGTTAAGTTGGTTGTCCTGTTTCTGAAGCCGAGGGGGGATCGAGGAAAACGTTGTGACTTCTAGGCCTCTGCATTGTTTCTCACTTATAGACCAAAAGAAGACTGGCTATACAATTTATCACTCTTTGAATAATAGGGGATGGACATATAATTCTGCACCACAATCTTGCAAGCTAGCATCTAGGTaggtagtgaagtttgttttaGATTGGAAGAAAAGCACTCATCTAATCTGCTACACTGATTTCGTGTGAATGTGAGTGCTGCTGTGCATCTCCGCTCTTCTGGGTGCAAGTGGCTAGCAAGGGAGGAGCTTGTTACCCTGTTGTTCAAGTTGCAACCTCCAGCCTTAATACTTGCTACCGTGCAGCATAGCATTGATGCTGGCACTGCTTATTTGGGCTGATTGCCTACATTCTTGTGCACATTTTATTCTGTCTTGGATTCGATCGTAAACCACAAGTTTTGATGAAATGGCCAGAGGATCATTTATCTTCATCTATATCATGGCTTTGAAAAATAGACACCCACACTTATTTCTTCACTCATGATGTCATCGtttttgtgggggggggggggggggggggggcggactttttcaaactcataatTGTTCCACTACACAGTTATCGCTACAACGTTGTTGTTTATGATAGTTCTCATTCATGATGTTTGTTGGCcaaacttttatttatttatttattttttcctgGAGGACAACTTAGATAGTAGGCCAGATAACGTACGTTAGTCATTTTGTCTAGAGAGAAAGAAGACAAGACCTCATaatgatgtcaaaaaaaaaaaatcacaaaatctaTTTTCTTCTAAGCCAATTCTGatatgagaaaaataaaaagatttcATTCACTTGTCAAACCGGCAAAAGTCGGCGGCCCAAACCACAGCCTGTCTAGTTATGGTCTAATAATATCCTCGGATCGAACctcggatttttttttttccctaatttcTTCCCGCACTTCACGCACAGTCATGGTGTTCATCAAAACGCCCgataaccaaaccctaaccatcAATCTCAACCCCTGCGCCACCaccctcaaaaccctaaccaGTGAAATCCAACGCCAGCTCCACCTTCCAGTGCCCCTCCAACGCCTCTACCTCTCCCCTCGCCTTATTTCAAGACCCCAAGACGACGGCGTTCTACTCTCTCTCCTCGGCGTTTCTCCCTTTTCAACACTCACCTTACACGTCCCTCTACTCGGCGGCGTGCAACCCCCCGCGGTGCCGAAGAACCGTCTTGACTTCCTGAACACGAAACCCCCTACTAATTATGTTGCCGGGCTGGGCCGTGGTGCCACGGGCTTCACCACCCGTTCTGATATCGGCCCGGCCCGTGCTGCCCCTGATTTACCCGATCGCTCCATTGGTGCCGGCTCTGGTGGAGCTGCTGGAGTCGGCCGGGGGCGAGGGAAAGGCGGGCCCGGCGAGGAAGAGGAGGAAGAGGAGAATGAAGAGAAGGGGTACGATGAGAATCAGAAGTTTGATGAGTTCGAAGGAAACGACGTTGGGCTGTTTGCTTCGGCTGAATATGACGACGAGGATAAGGAGGCCGATGCTATATGGGAGGCGATTGATAAGAGGATGGACTCGAGGAGGAAGGATAGGAGGGAAGCTAGGTTAAAGGAAGAAATCGAGAAATATCGAGCGTCGAACCCCAAGATTACTGAGCAATTTGCAGGGTTGAAGAGGAAACTGCACACGCTGTCAGCTGAAGAATGGGACAGCATACCGGAAATTGGGGATTATTCATTGAGAAATAAGAGGAAGAAGTTCGAGAGTTTCGTCCCGGTTCCGGATACCCTTTTGGAAAAGGCGAGGCAGGAGCAAGAGCACGTGACAGCGTTGGATCCCCGGACTCGGGCAGCTGGTGGGACAGAGACTCCATGGGGTCAGACCCCTGTTACGGATTTGACTGCCGTTGGTGAAGGGAGAGGTACTGTGTTGTCTCTCAAGTTAGATAGGCTTTCAGATTCTGTTACTGGGCAAACTGTTGTTGATCCAAAGGGTTATTTGACTGATTTGAAAAGTTTGAAGATTAATAGTGATGCTGATATAGCTGATATTAAGAAGGCTAGGCTGTTGCTGAGTTCTGTGATACATTCTAACCCTAAGCATCCGCCCGGTTGGATTGCTGCCGCGAGGTTGGAGGAGGTGGCTGGAAAGCTACAGGTTGCCAGGCAGCTTATTAAGAAGGGCTGCGAGGAGTGTCCCAAAAGTGAAGATATTTGGGTGGAGGCCTGTAGGTTGTCTAATCCGGAAGACGCGAAGGCAGTGATAGCAAGAGGAGTTAAGGCCAATCCAAATTCTGTTAAGTTGTGGTTGGAGGCTGCAAGGTTGGAGCATGATAATGTAAATAAGAGTAGGGTTTTAAGAAAGGGTCTTGAACATATTCCAGATTCTGTTAGGCTCTGGAAGGCAGTTGTGGAGCTTGCTAATGAAGAGGATGCGAGGCTTTTACTCCAGCGGGCTGTGGAGTGTTGCCCATTGCATGTGGAGTTGTGGCTTGCTCTTGCTAGGCTGGAAACTTATGACAACGCAAAGAAGGTACTTAATAAGGCCAGAGAGAAGCTTTCTAAAGAACCTGCTATATGGATTACTGCAGCCAAGTTGGAGGAAGCCAATGGTAATACTTCTATGGTTGGAAAGATCATAGAAAGGGGTATCAGGGCTTTACAGAGAGAAGGCTTGGAGATTGACAGAGAACTTTGGATGAAAGAGGCCGAGGCCGCTGAACGGGCTAATTCTGTTGTGACATGCCAAGCTATTATCCGTCATACCATCGGGATTGGGGTGGAGGAAGAAGATAGAAAGAGGACCTGGGTTGCTGATGCTGAAGAGTGCAAGAAGAGAGGTTCCATTGAAACAGCGAGGGCAATTTATGCTCATGCCCTCACTGTGTTTCTGACTAAGAAGAGTATATGGCTGAAAGCAGCACAGCTTGAAAAGAGCCACGGAACCAGGGAATCTCTTGATGCACTGTTGCGTAAGGCAGTCCAATATATACCACACGCTGAAGTTCTCTGGTTAATGGGGGCCAAGGAAAAGTGGCTTGCTGGTGATGTACCTGCAGCCCGTGCCATTCTTCAGGAAGCTTATGCTGCAATTCCTAATTCTGAGGAGATATGGCTCGCTGCTTTCAAACTTGAGTTTGAGAATCACGAGCCTGAGAGAGCACGGATGCTTCTAGCCAAAGCAAGAGAAAGGGGAGGCACAGAAAGAGTTTGGATGAAATCTGCAATCGTTGAGAGAGAGTTAGGGAACACAGAGGAGGAGAGGCGGCTGCTTGATGAAGGGCTCAAGAGCTTCCCTTCATTTTTCAAACTCTGGTTAATGCTAGGCCAGCTGGAGGAACGACTGGGTAATTTGGAGCAAGCAAAGGAAACGTACGAGTCAGGTCTTAAGCACTGTCCAAATTGTATTCCCCTCTGGCTCTCACTTGCTAATCTAGAGGAAAAGGTGAATGGTCTCAGTAAAGCTCGAGCTGTTTTAACAATGGCCAGGAAGAAGAATCCTCAGAATCCTGAACTGTGGCTTGCTGCAGTTCGGGCTGAAGCCCGGCATGGCAACAAGAAGGAAGCTGAAATATTGATGTCCAAGGCATTGCAAGAATGCCCCAATAGCGGCATTCTGTGGGCTGCAAACATTGAGATGGCTCCTCGGCCCCAAAAGAAGTCTAGGAGTTCCGATGCTTATAAAAAGTGTGAGCAGAATCCTCATGTCCTCGCTGCTGTGGCAAAGTTATTTTGGCATGAAAGGAAGGTTGACAAGGCTAGGAGTTATCTAAACAGGGCAGTTACTCTTGCTCCTGATATTGGTGACTTTTGGGCATTATACTACAAATTTGAACTTCAGCACGGGAATGAAGAGACTCAGAAAGATGTTATTAAGAGGTGTGTGGCCGCGGAACCAAAGCATGGCGAGAAATGGCAGGCCATATCAAAGGCAGTAGAAAATTCTCACCAGCCAACGGAAGCTATTTTAAAGAAGGTGGTTGTTTCATtgggaaaggaagaaaactcagCTGAGAATAGCAAAGATTGAGGGGTGTTACATTGCTGATTTTTAGATGTTGTACTGCAAATTTGAACTTGAGCACGGTGAAGAGACTCAAAAGTAATGTTATAAGAGGGGACGTGTGTTGCAGCAGAACTAGAGCATGCTGAGAAATATGGCAAGCATATCAAAGCAATAGAATATTCTTATTACTTGGCAATAATAGCATGGCTTTGGCTATTCTAGAGACCGGTCGCGATCTTAATCATGTCTTTAAATTTGTGTAGTAGACTGTTTGGCCTAGATGAGATTTAATCTTGGGTGGGGAGGAGTTTCGACGGCGCTTTCTACGCTGGTAAATTCAGAGTGCGGATATTATACTGTCCTCCATATATATATCTTCATGAGTTGCTTTGCGagggattttttcttttttttggcagGATGATTCATGTGGGCCACTCGCTGCGTGTGTTTTGTTGATTAATAATGCATATTTAAAGGTTGCGTTTTGTGCGTGCGCGATTGGGTTGAACCTGCAATGCATAGTCCAATTTGTTTCTACTCTACATCCATTGCGTTTAATGGCCGGCCCAATCGTTTGAGCTTCTTCAAATTATGATATTTATTTCCTTCAAATTATTGGGTAAATATTGCACTTTCATTCTGTAAGTGGTCAAAAAATGGTAATGTATTGATTAAAATGCGAAATGTATCTCCTTTGTTCGTATCAGGTATTAATCGctaaaaaataaatagtcaTAAATTGCGGTCTCTGCCATTTACACTTAAACAGTAACGTCATAAAAATTACATCCTCTTGATTAGTTTGCTGGCCCGGTATTGCCCCTTATTACAGTAAACTTTTCCTAATGGATGGTTCGATTTCACGCCATCATCATAATGCATTGGATAGATCGACGTGGTATCATTTGAATTCACTTACAGTCTACTTTCAGCTATGTCCTACCTAATGTGCACGAGTCAGAAGACGTAAATGCCTTGCATACTTATCTTTCCTAGAAAATTATCTCCCAATAATAGTTTCATAATATTTCAATTCAAAACAATACTAATGTAGATTAACCTTTCTACACTGATAGTACTGTG
This window encodes:
- the LOC113702230 gene encoding protein PIN-LIKES 2-like, whose amino-acid sequence is MVFLDGESETKMRSKEQYIFLSAVLPLLKLLCLTIFGLILAHPKTQFIPKATFKLLSKLVFALFLPCAIFIQLGESITFKNFTLWWFIPVNVLISTAIGCVLGFLVAIICRPPPEFFRFTVIVTAFGNTGNLPLAIVGSVCHSSSNPFGQECQRTGVAYVSLAQWVSALLVCTLVYHMMEPPVDYYEVVEDEQGEIQEHVSTNDLSRPLLVEAEWPGMEENETEHCKTPFIARVFTSVSSISESNLPNPDSLEEGEPRSPESIRCLAEPRMVRRIRIVAEQTPVRQILQPPMIATILAFIIGMVPPIKSVVYGDDAPLNFMTDSLEMMAAPLVPAVILGIGAMLAEGTDNNESRLGIRTTVGIIVARLLVLPLIGIGVVYLAGKANFVIHGDQMYIFVLLLQYTTPSAILFGAVASLRGYAVSEASAVLFWQHIVALFSISLYIILYFKLLLYNVEV
- the LOC113702022 gene encoding protein STABILIZED1-like, producing MRKIKRFHSLVKPAKVGGPNHSLSSYGLIISSDRTSDFFFSLISSRTSRTVMVFIKTPDNQTLTINLNPCATTLKTLTSEIQRQLHLPVPLQRLYLSPRLISRPQDDGVLLSLLGVSPFSTLTLHVPLLGGVQPPAVPKNRLDFLNTKPPTNYVAGLGRGATGFTTRSDIGPARAAPDLPDRSIGAGSGGAAGVGRGRGKGGPGEEEEEEENEEKGYDENQKFDEFEGNDVGLFASAEYDDEDKEADAIWEAIDKRMDSRRKDRREARLKEEIEKYRASNPKITEQFAGLKRKLHTLSAEEWDSIPEIGDYSLRNKRKKFESFVPVPDTLLEKARQEQEHVTALDPRTRAAGGTETPWGQTPVTDLTAVGEGRGTVLSLKLDRLSDSVTGQTVVDPKGYLTDLKSLKINSDADIADIKKARLLLSSVIHSNPKHPPGWIAAARLEEVAGKLQVARQLIKKGCEECPKSEDIWVEACRLSNPEDAKAVIARGVKANPNSVKLWLEAARLEHDNVNKSRVLRKGLEHIPDSVRLWKAVVELANEEDARLLLQRAVECCPLHVELWLALARLETYDNAKKVLNKAREKLSKEPAIWITAAKLEEANGNTSMVGKIIERGIRALQREGLEIDRELWMKEAEAAERANSVVTCQAIIRHTIGIGVEEEDRKRTWVADAEECKKRGSIETARAIYAHALTVFLTKKSIWLKAAQLEKSHGTRESLDALLRKAVQYIPHAEVLWLMGAKEKWLAGDVPAARAILQEAYAAIPNSEEIWLAAFKLEFENHEPERARMLLAKARERGGTERVWMKSAIVERELGNTEEERRLLDEGLKSFPSFFKLWLMLGQLEERLGNLEQAKETYESGLKHCPNCIPLWLSLANLEEKVNGLSKARAVLTMARKKNPQNPELWLAAVRAEARHGNKKEAEILMSKALQECPNSGILWAANIEMAPRPQKKSRSSDAYKKCEQNPHVLAAVAKLFWHERKVDKARSYLNRAVTLAPDIGDFWALYYKFELQHGNEETQKDVIKRCVAAEPKHGEKWQAISKAVENSHQPTEAILKKVVVSLGKEENSAENSKD